Below is a genomic region from Rhodospirillum centenum SW.
GCGGCTGTGCAGGCGCATCTCGGTGAAGATCACCGTCTCCACCGTTCCCTGTCCGCCGGGGCGGTTGAACTCCCGCACGATGCGGACACCGTCGTGTCTGGGCAGGATGTGGACGGCGAACTCACGCGCTTCCTGCTCGGAACGGCATATCCGTTCCAATACCCAGTGATCGGTCCTGAAGACCTGGACCTCGAAGCTTATGGTCGGTGCGATGCGCCCCGTCCCCCCGACATTCACCGCCTGCCGCATGGCTTTTTGCCCCCGGCGCACCCCGACCGCCGGAGGGCGGCACCTGCAGGGCGCTTCAGAATTGCGGATGATTTTGAAGTAAATGCATCGGATGTCAATGAACGGATTTACGGCGAAGGAAAAGGGCCGGACGGGTCCGCCGAGGACTGGTCCGGCTCGCCGTCAGTCCTTCGGCTTGCCTCGGGACCAGGTGGCATTGGCGGCGAACAGCGGCACCGTGGAAATCGCCATCTTGGCCGAGGCTTCCTTCACCTGCCGGCTGTAGACGACATAGATCAGTGTGTCGTTGGCCTGATCGTAGATGCGGCGCACGGCGATGGACTTGAAGACCAGGCTCTTGCGCTCGGAGAAGACCTCCTCGCCGCTCTTCGAGGTGTCGATCTTCCCGATCACGACGGGACCGGTCTGCCGGCACGAGATGGAGGCGTTGGACGGATCCTCGAACCAGTTGCCCTGGGCCAGACGGTCGATCACCGAGCGGTCGAAATGGGCGATGTGGCAGGTGACACCCTGGATGTCGGGGTCGGCCACGGCCTCCACGGCGATCCCGTTGCCCGTCCAGTCGTTGGAGAATTCCCCGACCTTCTCGGCAGCGGCGGGGCCGGCTGCAAGGCAAAGGGCGCCCAGGGCCGCGGAGGGGGCAAGGCGGCGCAGGAAACGGATCGGCAGGCGCATGGTCGGGTCCCATCGGTTCGGAGCGGATCAGCCGCGGCAAGCCTAACGGTTGGGAGCGGTCCTGCGCAATCGCCCGCCGGCCCCGCCGCACGACGGCGCTGAACCAACCGTCGCGGGCGGTGTTCTACCCTGCATCCCGGCCCGCCCCGGCGGGCCTTCCCCGGAGCACAGGAGCGTTGGGCGGCATGCCTGAACAGACCGCGGTGGACCGCACCTTCGCGGAGGCGCAGGCCGGGCGGACGGCCCCGGCCGACGGCCGCGACCTGCTCCGGGTGCAGACGGTGGCCGTTCTGGTGCTGCTCGCGCTGGCGGTGATGTACACGCTCCACTTCACCCGCGAGGTGCTGCTGCCGGTCTTCCTGGCCTTCCTGCTGAGCCTGCTGCTGCGCGGGCCGGTCAAGGCCCTGCGCCGCCTGCACCTGCCCGAACCGCTGGGCGCGGCGCTGGTGACGCTGGCGCTGCTGGCCGCGGCGGGCGGGCTGGCCTATGTGCTGTCGGAGCCGGCGACCGCCTGGGTCCGCCGGCTGCCTGTCATTCTCTCCGAGGTGCGGGAGAAGTTCGGCGACATCCAGGCCCAGATCGAACAGGCCCGCCTGGCCACCGAACGGCTGCAACAGATGACGGGTGCCGGCGATGCCCCGCCGGAAGTGGTGGTGCGCGGTCCCTCCCTGGCGGCCGAGATCCTGTCGCAGACCCAGATCGTGATGGCACAGGCGGCCGTGACCCTGGCGCTGACCTTCTTCTTCCTGGCGTTCGGCCGGCACACGCTGGAAAGCGTGCTGCGCTCCCTGCCGCATGTCCGCGACCGGCTGCATCTGGTCGATATCGTCAACACGGTGCAGATCAACATCTCCGCCTATCTGATGACGATCACGCTGATCAACTCGGCGCTGGCCTTCGTCACCGCGACGCTGCTCTGGGCGCTGGGGATGCCCAACCCGGTCCTGTTCGGCGGCATCGCCGGCCTGCTGAACTTCATCCCCTACATCGGATCGGCCTGTACGACCATCATCCTGGCGATCGTGGCGCTGCTGAGCTTCGACACCTGGTGGGCCGTGCTGCTGCCGCCCGCCTGCTTCATCATGCTGACCGCCCTGGAGGGCAACTTCGTCACGCCCACCATCGTCGGCCGGCGGCTGACGCTGAATCCGATCTTCGTCTTCGCCACCGTGCTGTTCTGGGGCTGGCTGTGGGGCATGCCGGGGGCGTTGCTGGCCGTACCGATCCTGGCCGTCTTCAAGATCCTGTGCGACGCCACCCCGCCCCTGCGCACCCTGGGCGCCCTGATCGGTGGCTGATCCCTGCACGCGGCATTGCGGAATTCCCCAAAGAGACGCATCTAAGGGAGGATTGCGCAACCGCTGGAATCAGAAAGGCCATGGTGGAGATGGAAGGCGTGAGCCTGTTCGTCGTGGCGATCGTGGTGTTCGCGGTCGCCCTCGTCCTCTTGAGCGTGAAGACCGTGCCGCAGGGCCGCGAATACACGGTCGAGCGCTTCGGCCGCTACACCCGCACCCTGTCACCGGGGCTGAGCTTCATCGTGCCGGTCGTGGACCGGATCGGCTCCAAGCAGAACATGATGGAAACGGTGCTGGACGTCCCCAGCCAGGAGGTCATCACCAAGGACAACGCCATGGTGACGGTGGACGGTGTGGTCTTCTTCCAGGTGCTGGACGCCGCCCGCGCCGCCTACGAGGTCAACAACCTGCAGCTCGCCATCCTGAACCTGACCATGACCAACATCCGCACGGTCATGGGATCCATGGATCTGGACGAACTGCTGTCGCAGCGCGACCGCATCAACGCCCAGCTCCTGCATGTGGTGGACGAGGCGACGCAGCCCTGGGGCGTCAAGGTCACCCGCATCGAGATCCGGGACATCCAGCCGCCGCGCGATCTGGTGGACAGCATGGCCCGCCAGATGAAGGCCGAGCGCGACCGCCGCGCCGTCATCCTGGAGGCCGAGGGCGCGCGTCAGGCCGCCATCCTGCGCGCCGAGGGCGAGAAGCAGGCCGCCATCCTGGAGGCCGAGGGCCGGCGCGAGGCCGCCTTCCGCGATGCCGAGGCGCGTGAGCGCGCAGCCGAAGCGGAAGCCGCTGCCACCCGCATGGTCTCCGAGGCCATCGCCAGCGGCAATGTCCATGCCATCAACTACTTCGTGGCGCAGCGCTACGTCGATACGCTGAAGGAGTTCGCCACCAGCCCGAACCAGAAGATCCTGTTCATGCCGGTGGAGGCGGCGAGCGTCATCGGGTCCATCGGCGGCATCGCCGAGATCGCCCGCGACGCCTTCCCGCCGCGCACCGGCGGCGGAACCGGGGAAGGCCCCGGCGGGAACCGACCGGCCGCCGCACCGCGCAGCCCCTGGGCGACCTCCGGCGCCCCGGCCGGCGAGAGCTGACGGAGCACGGCCATGGAGGGAGTCCGCATCGTCTTCTGGCACTGGTGGGTGGCGGCCGTCCTGCT
It encodes:
- a CDS encoding CreA family protein, with translation MRLPIRFLRRLAPSAALGALCLAAGPAAAEKVGEFSNDWTGNGIAVEAVADPDIQGVTCHIAHFDRSVIDRLAQGNWFEDPSNASISCRQTGPVVIGKIDTSKSGEEVFSERKSLVFKSIAVRRIYDQANDTLIYVVYSRQVKEASAKMAISTVPLFAANATWSRGKPKD
- a CDS encoding AI-2E family transporter, yielding MPEQTAVDRTFAEAQAGRTAPADGRDLLRVQTVAVLVLLALAVMYTLHFTREVLLPVFLAFLLSLLLRGPVKALRRLHLPEPLGAALVTLALLAAAGGLAYVLSEPATAWVRRLPVILSEVREKFGDIQAQIEQARLATERLQQMTGAGDAPPEVVVRGPSLAAEILSQTQIVMAQAAVTLALTFFFLAFGRHTLESVLRSLPHVRDRLHLVDIVNTVQINISAYLMTITLINSALAFVTATLLWALGMPNPVLFGGIAGLLNFIPYIGSACTTIILAIVALLSFDTWWAVLLPPACFIMLTALEGNFVTPTIVGRRLTLNPIFVFATVLFWGWLWGMPGALLAVPILAVFKILCDATPPLRTLGALIGG
- a CDS encoding SPFH domain-containing protein → MVEMEGVSLFVVAIVVFAVALVLLSVKTVPQGREYTVERFGRYTRTLSPGLSFIVPVVDRIGSKQNMMETVLDVPSQEVITKDNAMVTVDGVVFFQVLDAARAAYEVNNLQLAILNLTMTNIRTVMGSMDLDELLSQRDRINAQLLHVVDEATQPWGVKVTRIEIRDIQPPRDLVDSMARQMKAERDRRAVILEAEGARQAAILRAEGEKQAAILEAEGRREAAFRDAEARERAAEAEAAATRMVSEAIASGNVHAINYFVAQRYVDTLKEFATSPNQKILFMPVEAASVIGSIGGIAEIARDAFPPRTGGGTGEGPGGNRPAAAPRSPWATSGAPAGES